Proteins from a genomic interval of Neoarius graeffei isolate fNeoGra1 chromosome 24, fNeoGra1.pri, whole genome shotgun sequence:
- the LOC132872060 gene encoding interleukin-8 — protein sequence MQLSAHLLLAVTALCCFASIFALPMEGAVMDHDCRCLNTVSSQINSQRFQRIEILPPGSHCRNTEIIITLKDKKLVCVDPEANWVQKIINKFMKRRSIKQ from the exons ATGCAACTCAGTGCCCACCTGCTGCTGGCAGTAACTGCTCTCTGCTGCTTTGCCAGCATATTTG ccTTGCCTATGGAGGGAGCTGTCATGGATCACGACTGCCGCTGTTTAAACACCGTGAGCTCCCAAATCAACTCGCAACGGTTTCAAAGAATTGAGATCTTGCCTCCCGGGTCACACTGCCGCAACACTGAAATTAT AATCACTTTAAAGGACAAAAAATTAGTGTGTGTGGACCCTGAGGCAAACTGGGTCCAAAAAATCATCAATAAATTCATGAAAAG GAGATCCATAAAGCAATGA